From a single Phragmites australis chromosome 7, lpPhrAust1.1, whole genome shotgun sequence genomic region:
- the LOC133924363 gene encoding putative pentatricopeptide repeat-containing protein At1g09680, producing the protein MRRALRPRRLQAAEPPQPASPLWYAAPLTPPPAGEADPLLVAASEVARALPVHPAPLPTAAPAPLLRLLPAFTSVHFLSLLRHNTLAIPPLSLLSLFRLLLASPPGLFRHTPSSFLSMSHVLLDHRLPHLALPLLRLLASRLGRDSSPRLLPLLLSSASPGDPAPLVSELAKAYADEGLLPDGCSLLILALRRGVRVPVPAWSGLMSLHPTAPEAYTFYLQLLDAGVPPEARLFNVLMRDMVRSGELASARNVFDEMRRRGVRHTVVSFNTLISGLCKAGDLDGANALHRLMAEAGVAPDVYTYGALIQGLCRAGRKEDAVEMFEDMCVRAVNPNAVVFTTLIDAHFKEGDVATGLELYREMEARGVPLDLVAYNAMVNGLCRARDLKAANGMVEEMRNTGLKPDKVTYTTLMDGCCKEGELDMAVEMKQEMLDEGVTLDEVTYTALISGLSKAGRSVDAERVLCEMVEAGLDPDNTTYTMLIDAFCRNGDVKTGFKLLKEMQNKGRKPGVVTYNVIMNGLCRLGQMKNADMLLNAMLNIGVSPDDITYNILLDGHCKYGKVRDSEELKSAKGMVSDFGVYTSLISEIVKKKPTKS; encoded by the coding sequence ATGCGGAGAGCCCTCCGCCCGCGCCGGCTGCAGGCCGCCGAACCACCGCAGCCCGCTTCTCCCCTATGGTACGCAGCGCCGCTGACGCCCCCGCCCGCGGGCGAGGCTGATCCCCTCCTCGTCGCGGCCTCCGAGGTCGCGCGCGCCCTCCCCGTCCACCCCGCGCCGCTCCCGACCGCTGCGCCCGcgcccctcctccgcctcctccctgcCTTCACCTCCGTGcacttcctctccctcctccgccACAACACGCTCGCCATCCCACCGCTCTCGCTCCTCTCCCTCTTCCgactcctcctcgcctcccctCCGGGCCTCTTCCGCCACACCCcgtcctccttcctctccatgtcccacgtgctcctcgaccaccgCCTCCCCCACCTTGCGCTTCCCCTCCTTCGCCTGCTCGCTTCCCGCCTCGGCCGTGACTCCTCGCCGCGGCTTCTCCCGCTGCTCCTCTCCTCCGCCTCACCCGGCGACCCGGCCCCTCTCGTGTCCGAACTCGCCAAAGCATACGCCGACGAGGGCCTCCTCCCCGATGGCTGCTCCCTCCTCATCCTCGCGCTCCGCCGCGGCGTCCGCGTCCCGGTTCCCGCCTGGTCCGGCCTCATGAGCTTGCACCCCACTGCTCCCGAAGCCTACACCTTCTACCTGCAGCTGCTTGACGCGGGCGTGCCCCCGGAGGCCAGGCTGTTCAACGTTCTGATGCGTGACATGGTTAGATCGGGGGAGCTTGCCAGCGCGCGGAACGTGTTCGATGAAATGCGGAGGAGGGGCGTGCGGCACACGGTGGTCAGCTTCAACACCTTGATTTCAGGGTTATGCAAGGCGGGCGATCTGGATGGCGCAAACGCTCTGCACAGGCTAATGGCGGAGGCAGGTGTGGCACCGGACGTGTACACTTATGGTGCTTTGATACAGGGGCTGTGCAGGGCAGGGAGGAAAGAAGATGCAGTGGAGATGTTTGAGGATATGTGTGTTAGAGCTGTGAACCCCAACGCCGTCGTGTTCACGACATTGATAGACGCACATTTCAAGGAGGGGGATGTGGCAACTGGGCTGGAGTTGTACCGGGAGATGGAAGCAAGGGGTGTCCCGCTGGATTTGGTGGCGTACAATGCGATGGTGAACGGCCTTTGTCGAGCGCGAGATTTGAAGGCCGCCAATGGCATGGTGGAGGAGATGAGGAACACCGGTCTCAAGCCGGATAAGGTGACTTACACCACCCTCATGGATGGCTGCTGCAAGGAGGGGGAGTTGGATATGGCAGTGGAGATGAAACAGGAGATGTTGGACGAAGGGGTTACATTGGATGAGGTGACATACACCGCTCTTATATCGGGGTTGAGCAAGGCTGGGCGATCAGTTGATGCAGAGCGTGTTCTGTgcgagatggtggaggctgGTCTGGATCCTGACAACACGACCTACACAATGTTGATTGATGCCTTCTGTAGGAACGGTGATGTGAAGACAGGCTTCAAGCTACTGAAGGAGATGCAGAATAAGGGTCGAAAACCTGGAGTTGTGACGTATAATGTGATTATGAATGGGCTCTGCAGGTTGGGGCAGATGAAGAATGCAGACATGCTTCTGAATGCAATGCTGAATATTGGGGTGTCCCCAGATGATATAACATACAACATTCTTTTGGATGGACATTGCAAGTATGGGAAAGTTAGAGACTCTGAAGAACTAAAGAGTGCAAAAGGAATGGTTTCAGATTTTGGGGTCTATACTTCACTAATCAGTGAAATTGTCAAGAAGAAGCCAACTAAGAGTTAA
- the LOC133924364 gene encoding protein FLOURY 1-like: MSGKNPISGAGFLKPLAGVFPGCVPGAGAVLFLVGSALGFVAVLHASESEEVGGEWAAAARWAAALVGSVGAHHLLVVISLLFLATRVWRLGKRCDVVEGLVGNADSAVQALRVGGAVCAVCAVCGSKIQALKRGRRGVERARSNSSKGRADKPVSRSLAAELEQEVDKEEEDNAGEISDSEERNVQWLRMRLKEEKLLREVALEEVEKERRAAASAADEAMAKIACLRSEKALVEREARQFQEMMQQKQMYDRQVIESLQWVIMKSGMQCWETEASSDRAVSETSEDDRDSK; the protein is encoded by the coding sequence ATGAGCGGCAAGAACCCCATCTCCGGCGCCGGTTTCTTGAAGCCGCTCGCCGGCGTCTTCCCCGGATGTGtgcccggcgccggcgccgtgtTATTCCTCGTCGGCTCCGCGCTCGGCTTCGTGGCGGTGCTCCACGCCTCCGAGTCGGAGGAGGTCGGCGGCGAGTGGGCCGCCGCGGCGCGGTGGGCTGCTGCCCTGGTCGGCTCGGTCGGCGCCCACCACCTGCTTGTTGTGATCTCGCTTCTTTTCTTGGCCACCAGGGTCTGGCGCCTCGGCAAGCGCTGTGACGTCGTGGAGGGGCTAGTCGGCAACGCGGACTCCGCGGTGCAGGCATTGCGCGTGGGAGGCGCCGTGTGCGCCGTGTGCGCTGTGTGCGGGTCGAAGATACAGGCCCTGAAGAGAGGCCGCCGGGGTGTGGAGCGCGCCCGCTCCAACTCCTCCAAGGGCCGCGCTGACAAGCCGGTCTCGAGGTCGCTGGCTGCTGAATTGGAGCAGGAGGTTgacaaggaggaagaggacAATGCGGGCGAGATCAGCGATTCAGAAGAACGGAATGTGCAGTGGCTGAGGATGCGGCTCAAGGAGGAGAAGCTGCTGAGGGAGGTTGcgctggaggaggtggagaaggaAAGGCGTGCAGCTGCATCCGCGGCGGACGAGGCCATGGCCAAGATCGCGTGCCTGCGCAGCGAGAAGGCGCTGGTGGAGAGGGAGGCGCGGCAATTCCAGGAGATGATGCAGCAGAAGCAGATGTATGATCGGCAGGTGATCGAGTCGCTTCAGTGGGTGATCATGAAGTCTGGGATGCAATGCTGGGAGACCGAGGCCTCATCTGATCGAGCTGTGTCGGAAACAAGCGAGGATGATAGAGACAGTAAGTAG
- the LOC133924367 gene encoding anthranilate synthase beta subunit 1, chloroplastic-like codes for MACSHLAAASSPAAAAVCSPAASPAFSFARLPATLRLASSGLFVRGGRALSPVVVAAGPAAAAPVADLNGRPATEKQPIIVIDNYDSFTYNLCQYMGELGLNFEVYRNDELTIEDVKRRNPRGILISPGPGEPQDSGISLQTVLELGPTIPIFGVCMGLQCIGEAFGGKIIRAPSGVMHGKSSPVYYDEELGKALFNGLPNPFTAARYHSLVIEQESFPHDALEATAWTEDGLIMAARHKKYKHIQGVQFHPESIITPEGKRIILNFVGFIEELEKQRSEAN; via the exons ATGGCCTGCtcccacctcgccgccgcctcttccccGGCCGCTGCTGCGGTGTGTTCCCCGGCGGCCTCACCCGCGTTTTCCTTCGCGCGGCTCCCGGCGACGCTCC GTCTGGCGAGCAGCGGGTTGTTCGTTAGGGGTGGGAGGGCGTTGTCCCCCGTGGTCGTCGCCGCggggccggccgcggccgcgccggTGGCCGACCTGAACGGCCGCCCGGCCACGGAGAAGCAGCCTATCATTGTCATCGATAACTACGACAGCTTTACCTACAACCTCTGTCAG TATATGGGGGAGCTTGGATTAAACTTCGAGGTGTATCGCAATGATGAACTGACCATAGAGGATGTAAAGAG GAGAAACCCAAGAGGAATTCTTATTTCTCCAGGGCCTG GTGAACCACAAGATTCAGGTATATCATTGCAGACTGTTCTGGAATTAGGGCCAACCATCCCAATTTTTGGAGTTTGCATGGGTTTGCAGTGCATCGGGGAGGCTTTTGGag GAAAGATTATCCGTGCTCCTTCTGGTGTGATGCATGGAAAAAGCTCCCCAGTTTACTATGACGAAGAATTAGGGAAGGCCTTATTCAATGGCTTGCCAAA CCCTTTTACCGCTGCGAGATACCACAGCTTGGTGATTGAGCAGGAAAGCTTTCCGCATGACGCTCTGGAGGCCACTGCATGGACTGAGGATGGACTTATCATGGCCGCTCGCCACAAGAAGTACAAGCATATCCAG GGTGTCCAATTCCACCCAGAGAGCATCATCACCCCTGAAGGCAAGAGAATCATCCTCAACTTCGTCGGATTCATCGAGGAACTGGAGAAGCAGCGTTCCGAGGCGAACTAG
- the LOC133924365 gene encoding vacuolar iron transporter 1 — MDGGGDARGQPMLGKRPSHRERHFTAGEVVRDVIMGVSDGLTVPFALAAGLSGASAPSSLVLTAGLAEVAAGAISMGLGGYLAAQSEADHYKREMKREQEEIIAVPDTEATEIGEIMSQYGLEPHEYGPVVDGLRRNPQAWLDFMMRFELGLEKPDPKRALQSAFTIALSYVIGGLVPLLPYMFISTAQNAMLISVGVTLVALLFFGYIKGRFTGNRPFISAVQTAIIGALASAAAYGIAKAVQAR, encoded by the exons atggacggcggcggcgacgcgcgGGGGCAGCCGATGCTGGGGAAGCGGCCGAGCCACCGGGAGCGGCACTTCACGGCGGGGGAGGTGGTGCGCGACGTCATCATGGGCGTGTCCGACGGCCTCACCGTGCCCTTCGCCCTCGCCGCGGGGCTCTCCGGCGCCAGCGCGCCCTCCTCGCTCGTCCTCACCGCCGGCCTCGCCGAggtcgccgccggcgccatCTCCATGGGCCTCGGAGG GTACCTCGCGGCCCAGAGCGAGGCAGATCATTACAAGCGGGAGATGAAGAGGGAGCAGGAGGAGATCATCGCCGTCCCAGACACCG AGGCTACTGAGATTGGAGAGATCATGTCGCAGTACGGGCTCGAACCGCACGAATATGGCCCTGTTGTGGACGGACTCCGCAGGAACCCTCAAGCCTGGCTAGACTTCATGATGAG GTTTGAGCTGGGATTGGAGAAACCAGATCCGAAAAGAGCCCTGCAGAGCGCTTTCACTATTGCGCTATCTTACGTGATCGGTGGATTGGTCCCTCTCCTGCCCTACATGTTCATCTCCACAGCCCAGAATGCCATGCTCATATCTGTTGGAGTCACATTGGTTGCACTACTTTTCTTTGGCTACATCAAGGGTCGCTTTACTGGGAACCGCCCATTCATCAGCGCTGTCCAGACTGCTATTATTGGTGCTCTTGCTTCAGCCGCAGCATACGGGATAGCGAAGGCCGTTCAAGCTAGATAG